ATGATTTCTGCATTCATTTACGATTAATTCAAATTGACCTGTTCCACTAATTCTGTGAAGAAGCATTAACGGAATATGTTTTAATTCCTTCATGGAGATCCTTTGCACTTCTGGTTCAATACTGTTCCAACTTTCCGGAAGAACAAGAACATAAGATTCAGAAGGAAGACGAAGCGTAGAAAATTCTTCTAGATCAACTGGAAGGCGAACGAATGCCAACTCAATTTCACGGTTTCTTATACTCTCTTCAAGATAAAAAGTATCACCTTCTCTAAGCAGAAAAGAGATTTTTGAATGCTGCTGGCGCAATTTTTTCATCTGTTCAGGTAAGAAAGAAAAGCACGATTTGTTAGACCCTATTGCAAGAACACCTCTAATGCCTTCATTTGTTTCTTGTACTTCCAAAATGGTCTCTTCAAGCTCATGCATTATGTTTTTTGCCTTTTTATACAATACACGGCCAGCTTCCGTTAATTCAATGGTACGTCCATTCCTTTCAAACAACTCAATGTTTAACTCTTCTTCCATCTTTTTTAATTGTTGACTGAGTGGAGGCTGGGCCATATGAAGTTTTTTGGCTGCTTTTGTGATCTGTCCTTCATCTGCAACTGTACAAAAATAACGCAGCTGTTTTATGTCCATTTTATACCCCCTGGTGAACTTTCTTTATTGAATTGTATATGAAAAAGATATATAAAATCAATATTTTTAATATTTTTAATATGTTAGAAAGCAT
This DNA window, taken from Alteribacillus bidgolensis, encodes the following:
- a CDS encoding LysR family transcriptional regulator — protein: MDIKQLRYFCTVADEGQITKAAKKLHMAQPPLSQQLKKMEEELNIELFERNGRTIELTEAGRVLYKKAKNIMHELEETILEVQETNEGIRGVLAIGSNKSCFSFLPEQMKKLRQQHSKISFLLREGDTFYLEESIRNREIELAFVRLPVDLEEFSTLRLPSESYVLVLPESWNSIEPEVQRISMKELKHIPLMLLHRISGTGQFELIVNECRNHGFEPNVICECPDATMLLSLASTGVGATIVPRSTLYAFPYENLRILELEDASIAAEPAIIWKKDRSLTKAAQRLLDLFKNAYLTT